One Hemitrygon akajei chromosome 11, sHemAka1.3, whole genome shotgun sequence DNA segment encodes these proteins:
- the smim22 gene encoding small integral membrane protein 22, with protein MADQDVGSQIEAQFYDAVRRLQSKHLFQSTWDIATFAIFFIFIGAVLVLVLLVIIRCFWCGCCSSPKKHSKRKVGVDNPALEP; from the exons ATGGCTGACCAAGATGTTGGAAGTCAGATTGAAGCACAGTTTTATGACGCTGTGAGGAGACTACAAAGCAAACATCTTTTTCAGTCTACCTGGGATATTGCCACCTTTGCCATTTTCTTCATATTTATTG GTGCTGTGTTGGTTTTGGTTCTCTTGGTCATTATTCGCTGTTTCTGGTGTGGCTGTTGTTCTTCCCCCAAAAAG CATTCGAAGCGCAAAGTGGGTGTTGACAACCCAGCACTAGAGCCTTAG